From Oreochromis niloticus isolate F11D_XX linkage group LG1, O_niloticus_UMD_NMBU, whole genome shotgun sequence, a single genomic window includes:
- the rhcga gene encoding rh family, C glycoprotein a, whose translation MLTASLKSQLSEGLPEERSEHRQKKVIKMGNCCERAANFFGPQKNTYIRVSLPAVCFVWQIAMVVLFGVFIRYDEESDEKGWNEFKKSHNITSNIENDFYFRYPSFQDVHVMIFVGFGFLMTFLKRYSFGGVGFNFLIAAFGLQWALLMQGWFHALDPVTGKITIGIESLINADFCCAGSLIAYGALLGKVSPVQLMVVTLFGVTLFAVEEYIILDLFHCRDAGGAMVIHTFGGYYGLAISWVLYRPNLNLSKRLNGSVYHSDLFAMIGALFLWMFWPSFNSAITNHGAGQHRTVINTYLALASCVLTTFAISSMSQKKGKLDMVHIQNASLAAGVAMGTAAELMITPYGSIIVGFCCGIISTFGYLYVTPFLEKKLKLQDTCGIHNLHAVPGMLGGFVGAIVAATATEEIYGKEGLIETFDLTGKFENRTMSTQGGYQAAGTCVAIAFGLVGGVCVGFILRFPIWGDPADDFCFDDEAYWELPEDEETIPPVLEYNNHMVNKHHDTHESQFSLEES comes from the exons ATGCTGACAGCCAGCTTGAAGTCACAGCTGAGTGAGGGCCTACCTGAGGAGCGATCagagcatcgtcagaagaaagtCATCAAGATGGGAAACTGCTGTGAAAGAGCTGCAAATTTCTTCGGCCCGCAAAAGAACACCTATATACGTGTTAGTTTACCGGCTGTCTGCTTCGTCTGGCAGATTGCTATGGTTGTTCTGTTTGGAGTTTTTATCCGGTATGACGAGGAATCAGATGAAAAAGGATGGAATGAGTTCAAAAAGAGTCATAACATCACCAGCAACATTGAGAATGACTTCTACTTCAGATATCCAA GCTTCCAGGACGTCCATGTCATGATCTTTGTAGGCTTCGGCTTTCTCATGACTTTCCTGAAGCGCTACAGCTTTGGTGGCGTGGGCTTTAACTTTCTAATCGCCGCCTTTGGTCTACAGTGGGCTCTCCTCATGCAAGGTTGGTTCCACGCCCTCGACCCTGTCACtggaaaaatcaccatcggcatTGAGAG TCTGATCAACGCTGACTTCTGCTGTGCTGGATCTCTGATCGCCTACGGGGCTCTCCTGGGGAAAGTAAGCCCTGTCCAGCTGATGGTTGTCACCTTATTTGGTGTCACACTTTTTGCTGTGGAGGAATACATCATCCTTGACCTCTTTCAT tgcagagatgcTGGTGGCGCCATGGTCATTCACACTTTTGGAGGGTACTATGGTTTGGCCATCTCCTGGGTGCTGTACCGACCAAACCTGAACTTAAGTAAACGCCTCAATGGGTCTGTCTACCACTCTGATCTGTTTGCTATGATTG GTGCACTGTTCCTGTGGATGTTCTGGCCCAGTTTTAACTCAGCCATCACAAACCACGGTGCTGGCCAGCACAGAACAGTCATCAACACTTACCTTGCCCTCGCTTCCTGTGTTCTCACCACTTTCGCCATCTCCAGTATGAGtcaaaagaaaggaaaattgGACATG GTACATATCCAGAATGCCAGTCTGGCTGCTGGGGTTGCAATGGGGACAGCAGCAGAGTTAATGATCACTCCTTACGGTTCAATCATTGTGGGCTTCTGCTGTGGTATCATCTCCACCTTTGGGTACCTATATGTCACG ccCTTTTTGGAGAAAAAGCTCAAGCTCCAGGATACATGTGGCATCCACAACTTGCATGCTGTGCCAGGGATGCTCGGTGGCTTCGTAGGTGCCATAGTTGCTGCAACAGCTACTGAAGAGATCTATGGAAAAGAGGG GCTGATCGAGACATTTGACTTGACTGGAAAGTTTGAAAACAGGACTATGTCAACGCAGGGAGGCTACCAGGCTGCTGGTACATGTGTAGCAATTGCATTTGGACTGGTTGGAGGAGTCTGTGTTG GTTTCATCCTGAGGTTTCCCATCTGGGGAGATCCCGCTGATGACTTTTGCTTTGATGATGAAGCGTACTGGGAG CTTCCTGAGGATGAAGAGACAATCCCTCCTGTTTTGGAATACAACAACCACATGGTAAACAAGCACCACGACAC ACACGAGTCACAATTCTCTCTGGAGGAAAGTTAG